A part of Vigna radiata var. radiata cultivar VC1973A chromosome 11, Vradiata_ver6, whole genome shotgun sequence genomic DNA contains:
- the LOC106776348 gene encoding protein phosphatase 2C 29-like: MGSNGLCNLFSCFKASSNHGHGGHGGHGGHGHNHNQSQLVFAETEPLDETLGHSFCYVRSSARFLSPSHSDRILSPSNSLRFSPSHRSDFPETAFKAISGASVSANSSVPKTVLQSQDDDTNVNGFRGTASFSALPLQPAPRGGETAPSERERRAFFLSGPIESGALSGPLDDAVSSSGGVPFSAPLGGGVYVKKKRKKSIAGLRKAFQRSLSEKKRPWVVPVGRKGKTEATSETENESNVQWALGKAGEDRVHVVVSEEQGWLFVGIYDGFNGPDAPEFLMGNLYRALHKELQGLFWELEEPQSQVQGTNPAPELEDNEAEPRNEVEVEVEEDSSSLRGSVKRVTFQAEGTESRRRRLWEFLAEEDDAENGLDLSGSDRFAFSVDDALSASKEGSGGSRRWLILSKLKHGLSRHKEGHGRRLLPWSLGVGEEKEKVEVENPTTAEEEEEEEKGHGGRKRKEGPVDHELVLGALSRALEMTELAYLDMTDKLIDTNPELALMGSCLLAVLMRDEDVYVMNVGDSRAIVAHYECEEVHATSKETGNGGGIGSSGECIVEESSAPDEGGVVLGNEGPARERRLVALQLSTDHSTSIEEEVVRIKNEHPDDSHCIVNDRVKGRLKVTRAFGAGFLKQPKWNDVVLEMFRNEYIGTAPYISCFPSLRHHRLCPRDQFLILSSDGLYQYLSNQEVVSQVESFMEKFPDGDPAQHLIEELLLRAAKKAGMDFHELLDIPQGDRRKYHDDVTVMVISLEGRIWKSSGKYP, from the exons ATGGGAAGCAATGGACTCTGCAATCTCTTTTCATGCTTCAAGGCATCTTCCAATCATGGCCATGGTGGTCATGGTGGCCATGGTGGCCATGGCCATAACCATAACCAGAGCCAGTTGGTTTTTGCGGAGACAGAGCCATTGGACGAAACCCTAGGCCACTCTTTCTGCTACGTCAGATCCTCCGCGCgctttctctctccctctcaTTCCGATCGCATCCTCTCACCCTCCAACTCTCTCCGCTTCTCCCCTTCTCATCGCTCCGATTTTCCCGAAACGGCATTCAAGGCCATTTCCGGAGCCTCGGTCAGCGCCAACAGCTCCGTGCCCAAAACCGTGCTCCAGTCCCAGGATGACGACACCAACGTCAATGGCTTCAGAGGAACGGCTTCCTTCAGCGCTCTCCCTCTGCAGCCCGCTCCCAGAGGAGGAGAAACTGCTCCCTCTGAGAGAGAGCGGAGGGCGTTCTTTCTCTCGGGGCCAATTGAGAGCGGCGCGCTCTCGGGACCCCTCGACGACGCCGTTTCTAGCTCTGGGGGAGTGCCCTTCTCTGCTCCGCTCGGTGGTGGAGTGTATGTGAAGAAGAAGCGGAAGAAGAGCATTGCCGGGTTGAGAAAGGCCTTCCAGCGGAGTCTCTCCGAGAAGAAGCGGCCTTGGGTGGTGCCTGTGGGGCGGAAGGGGAAGACGGAAGCGACGAGTGAGACGGAGAACGAGAGCAATGTGCAGTGGGCGCTGGGAAAAGCGGGGGAGGATCGTGTGCATGTCGTTGTATCGGAAGAACAGGGTTGGTTGTTCGTAGGGATATACGACGGTTTCAATGGCCCTGATGCGCCAGAGTTTCTCATGGGTAATCTTTACCGTGCCCTTCACAAGGAGCTCCAGGGTTTGTTTTGGGAACTTGAAGAACCGCAGTCGCAGGTGCAGGGAACTAACCCTGCACCTGAGCTGGAGGATAATGAAGCTGAACCCCGGAatgaggtggaggtggaggtggaggaagacTCCAGTTCTCTCCGAGGATCGGTTAAGAGAGTGACGTTTCAAGCGGAGGGGACTGAGAGTAGGAGGAGAAGGCTGTGGGAGTTTTTGGCTGAGGAGGATGATGCGGAGAACGGGCTCGATCTTTCCGGGTCTGATAGGTTTGCGTTTTCGGTTGATGATGCGCTCAGTGCTAGCAAGGAGGGCTCGGGAGGTAGTAGACGGTGGTTAATTTTGTCTAAGTTGAAGCATGGGTTGTCGAGGCATAAAGAGGGTCACGGGAGGAGGTTGTTGCCGTGGAGCTTGGGCGTGggggaggagaaggagaaggttgaaGTGGAAAATCCAACGACGgcagaggaggaggaggaggaggagaaggGTCACGGTGGGAGGAAGCGAAAAGAGGGGCCAGTGGATCATGAGTTGGTTTTGGGAGCGTTGTCTAGGGCGCTTGAGATGACTGAGCTTGCATATTTGGATATGACGGATAAGCTAATTGATACCAATCCGGAGCTTGCTCTGATGGGGTCGTGTCTGTTGGCTGTGTTGATGAGGGATGAGGATGTTTATGTTATGAACGTGGGGGATAGCCGCGCCATTGTGGCACATTATGAGTGTGAGGAGGTTCACGCTACTAGTAAGGAAACGGGAAATGGTGGAGGCATTGGGTCAAGCGGGGAGTGCATAGTGGAGGAGTCTTCGGCTCCAGACGAAGGTGGTGTCGTGTTAGGGAATGAGGGTCCTGCTAGGGAACGGAGGTTGGTTGCATTGCAGCTGTCCACTGATCACAGCACCAGCATTGAAGAG GAAGTTGTTAGAATTAAGAATGAGCATCCTGATGATAGCCATTgtattgtgaatgatagagtgaaAGGCCGTCTTAAGGTTACTAGAGCTTTTGGTGCTGGATTTTTGAAACAG CCAAAGTGGAATGATGTGGTGCTAGAAATGTTTCGTAATGAATATATTGGCACTGCTCCATATATATCCTGCTTCCCTTCATTACGTCACCATAGATTATGCCCTAGAGATCAGTTCTTGATCCTCTCATCTGATGGTTTGTATCAATACCTAAGCAATCAAGAAGTGGTTTCTCAGGTCGAGAGCTTTATGGAAAAGTTTCCGGATGGAGATCCTGCCCAGCATTTAATAGAGGAGCTGCTCCTACGTGCTGCCAAGAAGGCTG
- the LOC106776619 gene encoding allene oxide synthase 1, chloroplastic-like: protein MAPSRQRTRSPQPTRSSTFNGVSVLGNDVFKTDALVKQDTGFGSSTKKEKVRDRGDLVIESHDNAFSVKKWEMLFGYQSFATKDPKIFENAKMYVADRFVGEGEKLLKYVLWSNGPEIENPSLGNKQCARKDFVVLFSRLLVVELFLRYDSFEVEVGTSPLGASVNITSLKKASS from the exons ATGGCCCCTTCGAGACAGAGGACAAGATCGCCACAACCTACGAGGAGCTCCACCTTCAACGGCGTTTCCGTGCTTGGGAATGACGTCTTCAAAACGGACGCCCTGGTGAAGCAGGACACGGGGTTCGGTTCTAGCacgaagaaggagaaggttcgTGACAG AGGGGACTTGGTGATCGAGAGTCACGACAATGCGTTTTCGGTGAAGAAATGGGAGATGTTGTTTGGGTATCAGTCGTTTGCGACTAAGGATCCAAAGATATTTGAGAATGCAAAGATGTATGTGGCTGATAGGTTCGTGGGGGAGGGAGAAAAGCTGCTGAAATACGTGCTTTGGTCGAACGGTCCTGAGATCGAGAACCCCAGCCTTGGAAACAAACAGTGTGCTAGGAAGGATTTTGTGGTGTTGTTTTCTCGGCTTTTGGTTGTGGAGCTATTTCTTCGTTATGATTCTTTTGAAGTTGAGGTTGGAACCTCGCCGTTGGGTGCTTCTGTTAACATAACCTCCCTCAAGAAAGCAAGCTCTTAG